One Thermodesulfovibrionales bacterium genomic window, GAGTTATACCTCTACGATTTTCCCATCGCCCTCCGCTCCGAGATGGATGATCTCTACAAAACCATGTACGACCTGAAAAAGAAGATACGGACCCTTGAGAAAAAGGTGAAGACCTTTTCCGTTGAGGAGGTGAGAGCATGAAGACAGAAATTCCGACCCTGGATCTGAACACCGTAACAGCAGGACTGTCAGAATTAACGAGAAAACTTGTCAAAGGGGCGGAGACCCTCATGGAGATAGACGAAATAGACGTCGGCACTGCCCCGAAGGATCTCGTTTACGAGGAGGACAAGCTCCGGCTCTACCACTACAGGCGTGAAGGAGAAGCCTCCTGCAACGTCCCGGTCCTCATCGTGTACGCCCTCGTGAACAGGCAGTACATGCTGGACCTGCAGCCGGACAGGAGTATCGTGCGGAACCTCCTGCAGCATGGGATCGACCTGTACATCATCGACTGGGGATATCCGACAAAGGCCGACATGTACCTCTCGATGGACGATTACATCAACGGATATCTGGACAATTGTGTCGACTTTATCAGGAAGAAGACGAAGAGCGACAAGATCAACATCATGGGCATCTGCCAGGGCGGAACCTTTTCCGCCATTTACTCGGCCCTCTATCCCGAGAAGATTAAGAACCTCGTGACCCTCGTGGCTCCCTTTGATTTCTCGACCAATGACGGCCTCCTCTTCTGCTGGTCAAAACATATGAACGCTGACGCAATGGCAGGGGCATACCGGGTCATACCGGGCGATATCCTGAACGCAGGATTCTTGATGCTCATGCCCTTCACCCTGAACATCAGAAAATATGTGGATATGCTCCATGTCCTCGAGGACAGGGAGAAGCTCCTTAACTTCCTGCGCATGGAGCAGTGGATCTTTGACAGCCCCGGCCAGGCAGGTGAATGTATTCGGCAATTCCTGAGGGACTGCTATCAGGGTAACAAGCTTGTGAAGGGCGAACTGAAGGTCGGCGACAAGGTTGTCAACCTCAAGAACATTACGATGCCCCTTCTGAACATTTATGCGAGCGCAGATCACCTCGTGCCTCCGGCCGCAACCAAACCCTTCAATGACCTCGTGGGAACGTCCGACAAGACCCTCTATGAATTCAAGGGAGGCCATATCGGCGTTTTTGTCGGCTCCAAGTCGCAGAAGGAGCTTGCGCCTGCAATATCAGATTGGCTGCATAAACGACAGGACAAGGGAGAGTCAAAACAGAAGCCGACGGCAGCTGAGAAGGCCGAAGCCAGGACACCGTCAGCCGGCAGTCCCATGCGTATGCCTGAGACAAAACCTCAACAGGGCAAGCAGGGAAAAGGAAAAGAACTCAAGAAGCGTTGAGCCTCCTTCTCCTCCGGCCGGGAATGCACCCTTGTCCCGAAGGATAGCGAAAGCCCCTCTTTTCAAAGGGCCCTTATTCGTCTTGAAGGGGCCGCTGAACGTTCACTTCACCCTTTCGAGGATCATCCCTATCCCCTGTCCGCCCCCGATGCAGAGGGACGCAAGCCCGAGGGTCACATTCCTCCTGCCCATCTCGTAGAGAAGCGTGACGAGAATCCTCGTGCCGCTCGCCCCGACAGGGTGTCCGATCGCGATGGCGCCGCCGAGGACATTCACCTTGTCCAGGTTCCAGCCCATCTCCCGGTTCACCTGGATCGATTGCGCGGCAAAGGCCTCGTTCACCTCTACGAGGTCTATGTCATCAACGGCAAGCTTTGCCTTTTTAAGAAGCGCCTTGCAGGCGTTTATCGGCCCCAGTCCCATGTAAGCCGGGTCAAGGGCCGCTGCCTGGGACGCAACGATCCTGAATGCCCACTGCGGCTTCAACCCCTCCATCATCTCTTTCGACACAACGAGCACTGCGCCTGCTCCATCATTGATCCCCGATGCGTTTCCTGCTGTTATTGTTCCGCCGCTCTTAAAGGCCGGTTTCAGTTTCGCAAGGCTCTCGACGGTCGTCCCAAAACGGGGATGTTCGTCGGTGTCGAATATCTTGTCTTCGCCCTTCGGCTGCTTCACCATGACAGGCACGATCTCGTCCTTGAACTTGCCATCCTTGATCGCCTCTTCCGTCTTGTTTTGGGAATGGGCCGCAAATTCGTCCTGCTCCTCTCTCGTGACATGGTACTTGAGCGCAATGTTCTCGGCAGTGATCCCCATATGACAGTCATAGAACTTGTCCCAGAGAGAGTCATTGATGAGCGTGTCGACCATCTCGGCGTTGCCGAGGCGCTGTCCCCATCTCATGGCCTTTGTTACATAGGGAGCATTCGTCATACTCTCCATGCCTCCTGCGATGACGACCTTCTCCGCACCCGACGCTATTGCCTGTCCCGCAAGGGCAACGGACTTCAGTCCTGATCCGCAGACCTTGTTCACCGTGAAGGAAGGCACATGCTCAGGGAGGCCGGCGTTAACCGCCGACTGTCGCGCAGGGTTCTGTCCCAGCCCGGCCTGGATGACGTTACCCATGATGACCTCATCCACTTCCTCCACTTCGATAGCGGCCCGCCTGACAAGTTCCCTTATGACGACCGAACCGAGTTCAATCGCATCCAACGGGGCCAAGGCCCCATCAAACCTCCCGATTGCCGTTCTCACGCCTCCGACGATATATGCTTCCATACTTCCCCCCTTGCCCAACTTCCGGTCACGTTATTCTGATGTTGTCTCTACAACCGCCCCTCCTGCTCCTTCACCCTCAAATCCTCATCCCTCCGTCGACCTCGATCACCCTGCCCGTGAAGAAATCGTTCCTGATGATGAACTGCACTGCCTGGGAGATCTCTTCCATCTCACCCAATCTGCCCGCGGGGATGTTCTGGATGATCTTCTCAAGGACCTCGGGCTTGATCTTCGCCACCATCTCGGTGTTGATATAGCCCGGAGCGATCGCGCCGGTCCGTACCCCGTATCTCGAAAGCTCCTTTGCCCACGTCACAGTCATGGCGTCAACAGCCGACTTCGTCGCAGAGTAGTTGGTCTGGCCGAGATTCCCTGCCCGACTTATTGAAGAGATGTTGATGATGACTCCCTTCACACCATGCTTCACCATATGGAATGCCGCCTCCCGGGCGCAGAGGAAAACTCCCGTCAGATTGACGCCGAGGACCCGTTCCCAGTTCGAAAAGGGGAACTTCGTTATCTCATCCCCCTTCTTCTTGATGAAGAGGGCGTCTGATGTGATGCCGGCGTTGTTGATCAGTACGTCGGGGGCCCCGTTTTCCGAGACATACCCGTCAAAGAACGCTTCGACGTCCTTCTCCTTTGATACGTCAACGATCTTGCCGGAAATCCCCTCCTCTTTCTTCAGGGCATCGAGGCTCTCCTGAGTCACATCGACGACAAAGGGCACCGCTCCAAGCTTCTTCAGATCGACCGCAAACTTCTTGCCCATTCCGCGTCCTCCGCCTGTTACAACGACCTTCTTCCCCGCAATCTCCATGATTTCGTCCTCCTTGTTCGTATTGTTCGGCGCAGCGAGTCGCTCCTTTTCAGAGGTAACGCATCCCTTCTCGAAGAGTCCTGAGACTATGAGGGGATAAAACCCTTGAAGGATAGACTTCAGGCTCTTTACAAGTAGCCCCCTATAAAATAATTATAACCAAATACATGGCATTATCAAGAGGAAAATCTCAATCTCGAGGTCTTCCGGCGATTCACCGACCGGCATTTGAGAGCGGGGTTTACCTCACGCCATCGTAAACCTCTTAGCAGGAAGCCTGAAAGTTGCTTGCAACATGAAGGTCAACGCACAATCGGTGAAGCCGACAGGTCAAAGGGGTTGGTTCTTATGGCGAGGGAGAAGAGATAGGGATAGGCGTCCTTTAAATGCTTCATGTATGCCAACCATTCATGAACCAGTAAGGTGTAGGCCCTCCTGATGTCGCCGGCGAGATGGGCATAATCGGTCTCGGGAAGGTCCTTGAAATCGTCTCTTGCTGCACACTCGTCAACGAGATGAAAGACCGCCAGGAGGACTTCTGTAAAAGACTCATGTTCGAGGAGATTCGGATTCTCGAGGAGCCTCAGGAGAAACTCCCTCTTTCCGAGTAGGAAGTCCCTGAGATATCCGAGATCGACCTTCCTGATCTCGATCCCGTAACGGTACTCTTTCAGACGCCTGGCGACACGCTCGAACTCTTCGTCTGACCAGTTGTTCGTCACGATGAGGTCTCTTCTAATCTC contains:
- a CDS encoding acetyl-CoA C-acetyltransferase translates to MEAYIVGGVRTAIGRFDGALAPLDAIELGSVVIRELVRRAAIEVEEVDEVIMGNVIQAGLGQNPARQSAVNAGLPEHVPSFTVNKVCGSGLKSVALAGQAIASGAEKVVIAGGMESMTNAPYVTKAMRWGQRLGNAEMVDTLINDSLWDKFYDCHMGITAENIALKYHVTREEQDEFAAHSQNKTEEAIKDGKFKDEIVPVMVKQPKGEDKIFDTDEHPRFGTTVESLAKLKPAFKSGGTITAGNASGINDGAGAVLVVSKEMMEGLKPQWAFRIVASQAAALDPAYMGLGPINACKALLKKAKLAVDDIDLVEVNEAFAAQSIQVNREMGWNLDKVNVLGGAIAIGHPVGASGTRILVTLLYEMGRRNVTLGLASLCIGGGQGIGMILERVK
- a CDS encoding SDR family oxidoreductase; protein product: MEIAGKKVVVTGGGRGMGKKFAVDLKKLGAVPFVVDVTQESLDALKKEEGISGKIVDVSKEKDVEAFFDGYVSENGAPDVLINNAGITSDALFIKKKGDEITKFPFSNWERVLGVNLTGVFLCAREAAFHMVKHGVKGVIINISSISRAGNLGQTNYSATKSAVDAMTVTWAKELSRYGVRTGAIAPGYINTEMVAKIKPEVLEKIIQNIPAGRLGEMEEISQAVQFIIRNDFFTGRVIEVDGGMRI
- the phaC gene encoding class III poly(R)-hydroxyalkanoic acid synthase subunit PhaC — encoded protein: MKTEIPTLDLNTVTAGLSELTRKLVKGAETLMEIDEIDVGTAPKDLVYEEDKLRLYHYRREGEASCNVPVLIVYALVNRQYMLDLQPDRSIVRNLLQHGIDLYIIDWGYPTKADMYLSMDDYINGYLDNCVDFIRKKTKSDKINIMGICQGGTFSAIYSALYPEKIKNLVTLVAPFDFSTNDGLLFCWSKHMNADAMAGAYRVIPGDILNAGFLMLMPFTLNIRKYVDMLHVLEDREKLLNFLRMEQWIFDSPGQAGECIRQFLRDCYQGNKLVKGELKVGDKVVNLKNITMPLLNIYASADHLVPPAATKPFNDLVGTSDKTLYEFKGGHIGVFVGSKSQKELAPAISDWLHKRQDKGESKQKPTAAEKAEARTPSAGSPMRMPETKPQQGKQGKGKELKKR